A genomic window from Cloacibacillus evryensis DSM 19522 includes:
- a CDS encoding head maturation protease, ClpP-related translates to MKDNLNKLLQVRNLANGEAALYFYGEIVSSWWGAWDAADQYPEKIRNFLAGVSDKNLNLHINSGGGNVIAAMAIVNMLRQHNGKKTCYIDGLAASSASAIALCCDRVIMPRNTFLMIHRTTMSASGNANEMKLCAEILEKAEESMLSVYEGALLPDASIDAIKDLMYKETWFTAEEAARYFCVEVAEAIAEPAAIAIKELPKSAPEAIKKIAALALERERLKLLDLKKEG, encoded by the coding sequence AACTGCTCCAAGTGCGCAATCTCGCAAACGGCGAGGCTGCGCTTTATTTTTATGGCGAAATCGTCTCCTCGTGGTGGGGCGCGTGGGATGCCGCCGATCAGTACCCGGAAAAGATACGTAATTTTCTTGCCGGCGTCTCTGACAAGAATTTGAACCTACACATCAATTCCGGCGGGGGCAACGTCATCGCAGCCATGGCCATCGTGAACATGCTCAGGCAGCACAATGGTAAAAAGACTTGCTATATCGACGGGCTCGCCGCGTCGTCCGCCTCCGCGATCGCGCTCTGCTGCGACCGTGTAATTATGCCGCGCAATACGTTTTTGATGATACACAGAACCACGATGAGCGCCAGCGGCAATGCTAACGAAATGAAGTTGTGCGCGGAGATACTCGAGAAAGCCGAAGAGAGCATGTTGAGCGTATATGAGGGCGCGCTGCTCCCGGATGCGAGTATCGATGCGATTAAGGATCTCATGTACAAAGAAACCTGGTTTACCGCGGAAGAGGCTGCCCGCTATTTCTGCGTAGAGGTTGCCGAGGCGATAGCCGAGCCTGCGGCGATAGCGATAAAGGAGCTTCCGAAATCGGCTCCGGAGGCGATAAAAAAAATAGCAGCTCTCGCGCTCGAGCGTGAACGTTTGAAGCTGCTGGATCTCAAGAAAGAGGGATGA